Below is a window of Candidatus Methylomirabilota bacterium DNA.
TCAGCTCGGACCACGAGTTGCAGATGCCGACCACGGGGCGGCCGTCGAACACCGCCTCGCTGAAGCCCTCGGCTTTGAGATACGCTCGGTGCATGAAGCCGTCGAGATTCTTGGCGGCGAACCAGTTGCGGCTGCGGAGGGAAGGGGTGGCGGCGCGTGCAGTGGTCATGAGGCCCACATTCTGCCTCGTTTGCTAGACTTCCGCCAATGAGAGCGCCGGGTCTCGGCTGGCTCCTCGGGGTGGCCGCGCTGGCCGTCGGCTGCTCGACGCTGACGCCGTCGCAGGACAAGAGCCTCGGCGAGGTTCGCGACTTCGCGGAGGAGACCTCGCGGCGCTATCAGCTGCCGCCCATCCACGTCCTGGTCAGCCACAACCCCGACAGCCCGGTCGGCGCCTATCGCCGCGGGTTCTTCGCGGTCAACGAGCTGGTGCTGGCCTCCGAGTACCGCGACGCCATCGTGGCCCACGAGCTGGCGCACTACGTGCTGGGGCACGATCAGCCCCTCGGCGCGAGCAGTGCCCGCTCCCGGCAGCGCGAGCGCGAGCAGCGCGAGCTGGACGCCAACGCCAAGTCGGTCGAGATCCTGGTCTGGGTGCGCGCCGTGCCCGAGGATCAGGCGCTGCGCATGGTCTACAGCTACTTGCTGAACGTGCATCGCCGGCTGCAGCGCTCGCCCGGCGAGGACCTGCTCGGCCACCGGCCGCCGTGCGACGAGATCGCCGATCTCCTGGCCCGCTACCCCGACCAGCTCGTATGGACGGGCCATCTCGAGTGCGCGCCGGGGCAGCCGTCCCTGGGCGGATAGACAGCCCCGGAGCCCGCATGGTATAAACATCCGTTCCCGTTACGGGCTCGTGGTGCAGCCTGGTTAGCACACTGGACTGTCAATCCAGAGGTCGCGGGTTCAAGTCCCGTCGAGCCCGCCAATTAATCAACCATTTCGGTGACGGTCAATTCTGACTGTCACCGAAATGGCGTCTAAACTGTAACCGAACGCCCCTCGACATGGCCTGTTCAGTCCTGAGCATTGAAAGCCGGCGACGATTCGAGTCCATCTGCGAGTCGTGCACCTTCTTCGTGACCACCCTCGAATTTCGCCCGACGCGGCAGAAGCAACGCGACGACGCGGAGCGCAGGGGCCAGGTCGGCCGCCAGAAGATCTTCGCTGGTCTCCTCGGGCGCCTGGACGACCAGAGGGCCCGCTGATGCCGGGAGCGGG
It encodes the following:
- a CDS encoding ImmA/IrrE family metallo-endopeptidase, which gives rise to MRAPGLGWLLGVAALAVGCSTLTPSQDKSLGEVRDFAEETSRRYQLPPIHVLVSHNPDSPVGAYRRGFFAVNELVLASEYRDAIVAHELAHYVLGHDQPLGASSARSRQREREQRELDANAKSVEILVWVRAVPEDQALRMVYSYLLNVHRRLQRSPGEDLLGHRPPCDEIADLLARYPDQLVWTGHLECAPGQPSLGG